A genome region from Streptomyces sp. S4.7 includes the following:
- the trmB gene encoding tRNA (guanosine(46)-N7)-methyltransferase TrmB, which yields MFPEGTGPAADPAGSHFERRIRSFQPRRSRVTTGQADVLRRLWPSWGLDIDGQRVLDLDALFGGLPVVLEIGFGMGEATARMAADDPGTGILAADVHTPGQGNLLRLAERNGLSNIRVANGDAIILLREMLPPGSLAGIRVYFPDPWPKKRHHKRRLIQPEFLDLVAPRLKPGAVLHCATDWEPYAEQMLDVLTAHPAYENTSPDTGYAPRPGFRPLTRFEGQGLEKGHAVRDLLFRRVADGAAAA from the coding sequence ATGTTCCCCGAGGGCACGGGCCCGGCCGCCGACCCCGCCGGATCGCACTTCGAGCGCCGTATCCGCAGCTTCCAGCCGCGCCGCAGCCGTGTGACGACCGGCCAGGCCGACGTCCTGCGGCGGCTCTGGCCCTCCTGGGGCCTGGACATCGACGGACAGCGCGTCCTCGATCTCGACGCCCTGTTCGGCGGGCTGCCGGTGGTCCTGGAGATCGGCTTCGGCATGGGCGAGGCGACCGCGCGGATGGCCGCCGACGACCCCGGCACCGGGATACTCGCCGCCGACGTCCACACACCGGGGCAGGGGAATCTGCTGCGTCTCGCCGAGCGGAACGGGCTCTCCAACATCCGGGTGGCCAACGGCGACGCGATCATCCTGCTGCGGGAGATGCTGCCGCCCGGGTCGCTGGCCGGGATCCGCGTCTACTTCCCCGATCCATGGCCCAAGAAGCGCCACCACAAGCGGCGGCTGATCCAGCCCGAGTTCCTCGACCTGGTGGCGCCCCGGCTGAAGCCGGGCGCCGTACTGCACTGCGCGACCGACTGGGAGCCGTACGCCGAGCAGATGCTCGACGTTTTGACCGCGCACCCCGCCTACGAGAACACCTCCCCCGACACCGGTTACGCGCCGCGGCCCGGCTTCCGGCCGCTCACCCGGTTCGAGGGCCAGGGCCTGGAGAAGGGGCACGCCGTACGCGACCTGCTCTTCCGCCGGGTCGCGGACGGCGCGGCGGCGGCGTAG
- a CDS encoding PrsW family intramembrane metalloprotease, translating to MWAAVPERSRWRYRPHRSLWRHPAVRAGAVVILLALCGLLILSLVREQTGTQGFLVGLGLAILPVPLLMAAFRWLDRVEPGPWRNLLFSFAWGACAAALVAITANSFATQWIATATADPSGAESLGATVVAPIVEESAKAGAILLIFLFRRQSFTGLVDGVVVAGFTATGFAFTENILYLGSAFGEDQQIGNSGLASVTAATFFVRVVMSPFAHPLFTVLTGIGFGIAALATRRQRVRQWLMPVLGLVLAMGTHALWNGSSSLFGPYGFYAVYAAFMVPAFALLTWLAIWSRQRELRTVSAELPAYAAAGWLAETEPLALSSMRARSMARTVAGRDYGPAAARTVGEYEAFATSLAFLRHRAGRGRAGPDYVEREQELLHHLWQRREIASPALAYAARATGRVWTPPPYIDYGGYNPYRS from the coding sequence ATGTGGGCCGCCGTGCCGGAGCGTTCCCGCTGGCGCTACCGGCCGCACCGCTCCCTCTGGCGCCACCCTGCGGTCCGCGCGGGCGCGGTGGTCATCCTGCTCGCCCTGTGCGGTCTGCTGATCCTGTCGCTCGTACGGGAACAGACCGGCACCCAGGGCTTCCTGGTCGGTCTCGGTCTGGCGATCCTGCCCGTGCCGCTGCTGATGGCGGCCTTCCGCTGGCTGGACCGGGTGGAACCGGGCCCCTGGCGCAATCTGCTCTTCTCCTTCGCCTGGGGCGCCTGCGCCGCGGCCCTCGTGGCGATAACGGCGAACTCCTTCGCGACCCAGTGGATAGCCACCGCCACCGCCGATCCCAGCGGCGCGGAGTCCCTGGGCGCCACCGTGGTCGCGCCGATCGTCGAGGAGAGCGCGAAGGCCGGCGCGATCCTGCTGATCTTCCTCTTCCGCCGGCAGTCCTTCACCGGTCTGGTCGACGGGGTCGTCGTCGCGGGCTTCACCGCGACCGGTTTCGCCTTCACCGAGAACATCCTCTATCTCGGCAGCGCCTTCGGCGAGGACCAGCAGATCGGCAACTCGGGCCTGGCGTCCGTGACCGCGGCGACCTTCTTCGTGCGGGTCGTGATGTCGCCGTTCGCGCATCCGCTCTTCACGGTCCTGACGGGCATCGGCTTCGGTATCGCCGCGCTCGCCACGCGCCGCCAGCGCGTGCGCCAGTGGCTGATGCCGGTGCTCGGCCTCGTGCTGGCCATGGGCACCCACGCGCTGTGGAACGGCTCGTCGTCGCTGTTCGGCCCCTACGGCTTCTACGCGGTGTACGCGGCCTTCATGGTGCCCGCGTTCGCCCTGCTGACCTGGCTGGCGATATGGAGCAGGCAACGCGAACTGCGCACGGTCTCCGCCGAGTTGCCCGCGTACGCGGCGGCCGGCTGGCTCGCCGAGACCGAGCCGCTGGCCCTGTCCTCGATGCGGGCGCGCTCGATGGCGCGCACTGTCGCCGGACGGGACTACGGGCCCGCCGCGGCCCGCACGGTCGGCGAGTACGAGGCGTTCGCGACCTCGCTGGCGTTCCTGCGCCACCGGGCGGGGCGCGGCAGGGCCGGCCCGGACTACGTCGAGCGCGAGCAGGAACTGCTGCACCACCTGTGGCAGCGCCGGGAAATAGCGTCGCCCGCGCTGGCGTACGCGGCGCGGGCGACGGGGCGGGTGTGGACGCCGCCGCCGTACATCGACTACGGCGGCTACAACCCGTACCGGAGCTGA
- a CDS encoding MerR family transcriptional regulator, producing MEWSIQDIAKKAGTTSRTLRHYGELGLLTPSRVGGNGYRYYDQDALVRLQRILLLRELGLGLPAIARILDGQQDTAAALRTHLSLLEQERDRVGRLIASVRTTLHRTERGEELMAEEILDGFDHTRYEREVTERWGRDAYEKGDRWWRSLSESERKEFMGRHEDIARDWGRARKDGRAPDSQEAQALARRHYEWLSATSSVGKSYVIGVTAMYVDDPRFGRNYDKYEEGAAVLVRDAMKVYAERHLTD from the coding sequence ATGGAGTGGTCGATCCAGGACATCGCGAAGAAGGCCGGCACGACGAGCCGCACGCTCAGGCACTACGGCGAGCTGGGGCTGCTGACCCCGAGCCGGGTCGGCGGCAACGGTTACCGCTACTACGACCAGGACGCCCTGGTCCGGCTCCAGCGGATTCTGCTGCTGCGTGAGCTGGGTCTCGGCCTGCCCGCGATCGCCCGGATCCTCGACGGCCAACAGGACACGGCCGCCGCACTGCGCACCCATCTCTCGCTGCTGGAGCAGGAGCGGGACCGGGTGGGGCGTCTCATCGCCTCGGTGCGGACCACTCTCCACAGGACCGAGAGGGGAGAAGAGCTGATGGCCGAGGAGATTCTCGACGGCTTCGATCACACGCGCTACGAGCGCGAGGTGACCGAGCGGTGGGGCCGCGACGCGTACGAGAAGGGGGATCGCTGGTGGCGCTCGCTGAGCGAGAGCGAGCGCAAGGAGTTCATGGGCCGGCACGAGGACATCGCCCGGGACTGGGGCCGGGCCAGGAAGGACGGTCGCGCCCCCGACAGCCAGGAGGCGCAGGCGCTCGCCCGCCGCCACTACGAATGGCTGTCGGCCACGTCCAGCGTCGGCAAGTCGTACGTCATCGGTGTCACCGCGATGTACGTCGACGACCCGCGCTTCGGCCGGAACTACGACAAGTACGAGGAGGGCGCGGCCGTGCTCGTACGGGACGCGATGAAGGTGTACGCCGAGCGCCATCTCACCGACTGA
- a CDS encoding HAD family hydrolase produces METIVFDVGETLVRDDRHWASWADWLGVPRHTLSALVGAVTAQGRDNADALHLIKPGIDVAEAYRAREAAGRGEHLDESDLYPDVRPALAGLHQLGARVIIAGNQTAKAGELLRGLDLPADLVVTSDEWGVAKPSAEFFARVVEAADTTPERILYVGDHPMHDLFPAQRAGLRVAHLRRGPWGYLTADDPDVVAAADWRIDTLTQLTPIVAELRQPV; encoded by the coding sequence ATCGAAACCATCGTGTTCGACGTCGGCGAGACCCTCGTCCGCGACGACCGCCACTGGGCTTCCTGGGCCGACTGGCTCGGCGTCCCCCGCCATACCCTCTCCGCGCTGGTCGGCGCCGTGACCGCACAGGGCAGGGACAACGCCGACGCGCTCCACCTCATCAAGCCCGGCATAGATGTCGCCGAGGCGTACCGGGCCAGAGAGGCCGCGGGCCGGGGCGAGCACCTGGACGAGTCCGATCTCTACCCCGACGTACGGCCGGCCCTGGCCGGGCTGCACCAGCTCGGCGCGCGCGTCATCATCGCCGGCAACCAGACCGCCAAGGCCGGGGAGCTGCTGCGGGGCCTGGATCTGCCGGCCGATCTGGTGGTGACGTCGGACGAGTGGGGTGTGGCCAAGCCGTCGGCGGAGTTCTTCGCCCGGGTCGTGGAGGCGGCGGACACCACCCCGGAGCGGATCCTGTACGTCGGCGACCACCCGATGCACGACCTGTTCCCCGCCCAGCGGGCCGGGCTGCGGGTGGCGCATCTGCGACGGGGCCCGTGGGGCTATCTGACGGCGGACGATCCGGATGTCGTCGCGGCGGCGGACTGGCGGATCGACACGCTCACACAGCTGACGCCGATCGTGGCGGAGCTGCGGCAGCCGGTCTGA
- a CDS encoding M23 family metallopeptidase has translation MASNRPAPEASAPAHFGPGSRLTGTDHSNGEASRDWEEWNPTADSIRPVRGKHRVAKQRNALARSSTVLGVGVIAAVGAGGIASAQDKPAVSISLPDAISDSFPDAKSLPGVGSFMSDGDKKNDETPSPLTTAALTAADAQQGTTDSGEALRARILQQAEQQQAEADAAQKASAETAAAEKAAAEAKKQQTDAEEKAAEAKRKAKEAAEARAEKERLEKLAASFSLPTSSYTLTSTYGQTGSMWSSGQHTGLDFAAPTGTPTKAVHSGTVKSAGWSGSYGYRVVLELEDGTEIWYAHLSSMTVGAGQKVTTGETIGRVGATGNVTGPHLHLEVHTAGGSGIDPLSWLRSKGLTP, from the coding sequence GTGGCGTCCAACAGGCCTGCCCCCGAAGCCTCAGCCCCGGCCCATTTCGGCCCCGGCAGCCGGCTCACCGGCACCGATCACAGCAACGGCGAGGCGAGCAGGGACTGGGAGGAGTGGAATCCCACCGCGGACTCCATCCGTCCCGTACGCGGCAAGCACCGTGTCGCCAAGCAGCGCAACGCTCTCGCCCGCAGCTCCACGGTCCTCGGAGTAGGCGTCATCGCCGCGGTCGGCGCCGGAGGCATCGCCTCCGCCCAGGACAAGCCCGCGGTCTCGATATCACTTCCCGACGCGATCTCGGACAGTTTCCCCGACGCCAAGTCTCTTCCCGGCGTCGGGTCTTTCATGTCCGACGGCGACAAGAAGAACGACGAGACGCCCTCCCCGCTCACCACGGCGGCCCTCACCGCCGCGGACGCCCAGCAGGGCACCACCGACTCCGGCGAGGCGCTGCGCGCCCGCATCCTCCAGCAGGCGGAGCAGCAGCAGGCCGAGGCGGACGCCGCCCAGAAGGCGAGCGCCGAGACGGCCGCCGCCGAGAAGGCCGCGGCCGAGGCGAAGAAGCAGCAGACCGACGCGGAGGAGAAGGCCGCCGAGGCGAAGCGCAAGGCCAAGGAGGCCGCGGAGGCCAGGGCGGAGAAGGAGCGCCTGGAGAAGCTGGCCGCCAGCTTCTCGCTGCCCACCTCCTCGTACACGCTCACCTCCACCTACGGCCAGACCGGCTCCATGTGGTCCTCCGGCCAGCACACCGGCCTGGACTTCGCGGCCCCCACCGGCACGCCCACCAAGGCCGTCCACAGCGGGACCGTCAAGTCGGCCGGCTGGTCCGGGTCGTACGGCTACCGCGTCGTGCTGGAGCTCGAAGACGGTACGGAGATCTGGTACGCCCACCTGTCCTCGATGACGGTCGGCGCCGGCCAGAAGGTCACCACCGGCGAGACCATCGGACGCGTGGGAGCCACCGGCAACGTCACCGGTCCGCACCTGCACCTGGAGGTGCACACCGCGGGCGGCAGCGGGATCGACCCGCTGAGCTGGCTGCGCAGCAAGGGCCTCACCCCCTGA
- a CDS encoding antitoxin — translation MSMLDKLKGLVKGHEDTVRKGVDKAGDAVDKKTGDKYKGQVDTAQEKLNEQLGSRQRPTPGDDRPPRS, via the coding sequence ATGTCGATGCTCGACAAGCTCAAGGGTCTGGTCAAGGGCCACGAGGACACCGTGCGAAAAGGCGTCGACAAGGCCGGTGACGCCGTCGACAAGAAGACCGGCGACAAGTACAAGGGCCAGGTCGACACGGCCCAGGAGAAGCTCAACGAACAGCTCGGCTCCCGGCAGCGGCCCACGCCCGGCGACGACCGCCCGCCGAGGAGCTGA
- the lhgO gene encoding L-2-hydroxyglutarate oxidase produces MKTDGSGRVGGRGYDCDVLVIGGGIVGLSTAYALTRAAPGTRVTVLEKEPGPARHQTGHNSGVIHSGVYYRPGSLKARYAIKGAAEMVKFCAEYGIAHEVTGKLIVATGRDELPRLHALVQRGRENGIPVRELGPAQIMEYEPEVRGLAAIHVGTTGVCDFGAVAARLADSAEAAGASVRYGAEVTVVDRREWGVAVRTAAGEVVRARALVNCAGLQCDRVARLAGDDPGMRIVPFRGEYFELARPGLVRGLVYPVPDPAFPFLGVHLTRGVDGCVHVGPNAVPALAREGYSWSAVRPREMAGTLGWPGSWRIARRHWRYGAGELKRSLSKRAFATAVRRLLPAVTDADLRPATAGVRAQAVLRDGTLADDFLIRRAPRTVHVLNAPSPAATASLPIGREVAKLALTMLKDADGV; encoded by the coding sequence GTGAAGACAGACGGCTCGGGTCGCGTGGGCGGCCGTGGCTACGACTGCGACGTGCTGGTGATCGGCGGCGGCATCGTCGGCCTCTCGACGGCCTACGCCCTCACCCGGGCCGCCCCGGGCACCCGTGTGACGGTCCTGGAGAAGGAGCCCGGCCCCGCGCGGCACCAGACGGGGCACAACAGCGGAGTCATCCACAGCGGTGTGTACTACCGCCCCGGATCCCTCAAGGCGCGCTACGCGATCAAGGGCGCCGCGGAGATGGTCAAGTTCTGCGCGGAGTACGGCATCGCGCACGAGGTCACCGGCAAGCTCATCGTCGCCACCGGCCGGGACGAGCTGCCCCGGCTGCACGCCCTGGTCCAGCGCGGCAGGGAGAACGGCATTCCGGTGCGGGAGCTGGGACCGGCACAGATCATGGAGTACGAGCCGGAGGTGCGCGGCCTGGCCGCGATCCATGTCGGCACGACCGGGGTGTGCGATTTCGGGGCCGTCGCGGCGCGGCTCGCCGATTCGGCGGAGGCGGCGGGAGCGTCCGTGCGGTACGGCGCGGAGGTCACGGTCGTCGACCGGCGGGAGTGGGGCGTCGCCGTCCGTACGGCCGCCGGTGAGGTGGTCAGGGCCCGCGCCCTCGTCAACTGCGCGGGGCTCCAGTGCGACCGGGTGGCCCGGCTCGCGGGCGACGACCCGGGTATGCGGATCGTCCCCTTCCGGGGTGAGTACTTCGAGCTGGCCCGGCCCGGTCTCGTCCGCGGGCTGGTCTATCCGGTGCCGGATCCGGCCTTTCCCTTCCTGGGGGTGCATCTGACGCGCGGTGTCGACGGCTGCGTCCATGTCGGCCCCAACGCGGTGCCCGCGCTGGCCCGCGAGGGCTACTCCTGGTCGGCCGTGCGCCCCCGTGAGATGGCGGGCACCCTCGGCTGGCCCGGCTCCTGGCGGATAGCCCGCAGACACTGGCGGTACGGCGCGGGCGAGCTGAAGCGCTCGCTGTCCAAGCGCGCCTTCGCCACCGCCGTACGGCGGCTGCTGCCCGCCGTGACGGACGCCGACCTGCGCCCCGCGACCGCCGGCGTACGCGCCCAGGCGGTGCTGCGCGACGGCACGCTGGCCGACGACTTCCTGATCCGGCGCGCACCACGCACGGTGCACGTGCTCAACGCCCCGTCACCGGCGGCGACGGCCTCGCTCCCGATCGGCCGCGAGGTGGCGAAGCTGGCGCTGACGATGCTGAAGGACGCGGACGGCGTCTAG